A part of Aegilops tauschii subsp. strangulata cultivar AL8/78 chromosome 2, Aet v6.0, whole genome shotgun sequence genomic DNA contains:
- the LOC109783436 gene encoding flavonol 3-O-glucosyltransferase UGT89B1-like has protein sequence METEPRSTPHLLLVPFPAQGHALPLLDLAALLASRGLRLTVVTTPANAPLLSPLLAAHPGSVQPLVLPFPTHPSLPPGLENTRSCPPSYFPVFIHALAKLRQPVLAWARSNSHPVAAVVSDFFCGWTQPLAAELGVPRIVFSPSGVLGTAVPHSLFRRLVKRPSDADDGFGVSFPAIPGEPAFHWRELSGMYRGYMEGQVEEQVGEAVRQNFLWNLESWGFVSNTFRALEGTYLDSPLEDLGSKRVWAVGPLALETSSSGDRGGEAALVAGDLGAWLGGFPQGSVVYVCFGSQAVLTPAVATALAEALERSAVPFLWAAGDGAVLPEGFEARASAARRGLVVRGWAPQVAILRHAAVGWFMTHCGWNSVLEAAAAGVPMLAWPMTADQFVNARLLVDEARVAVRACAGGIGVAPDAGELAAVLAGAVGEGGSAARARAKELAAEAAGATKEGGSSRQDLERLVLEIQKL, from the coding sequence ATGGAGACGGAGCCGCGGTCAACGCCGCACCTCCTCCTCGTCCCCTTCCCGGCGCAGGGCCACGCGCTGCCGCTGCTCGACCTGGCCGCGCTGCTCGCGTCCCGCGGCCTCCGCCTCACCGTCGTCACCACGCCCGCCAACGCCCCGCTCCTGTCCCCTCTCCTCGCCGCCCACCCCGGCTCCGTCCAGCCCCTCGTCCTCCCCTTCCCCACCCACCCCTCCCTCCCGCCGGGCCTCGAGAACACCAGGAGCTGCCCGCCCTCCTACTTCCCCGTCTTCATCCACGCGCTAGCCAAGCTCCGCCAGCCCGTCCTCGCGTGGGCCAGGTCGAACTCTCACCCCGTCGCCGCCGTCGTGTCCGACTTCTTCTGCGGGTGGACGCAGCCCCTCGCGGCCGAGCTCGGCGTGCCCAGGATCGTCTTCTCGCCCTCGGGGGTCCTCGGCACCGCCGTCCCGCACTCTCTGTTCCGTCGGTTGGTCAAGCGGCCGTCGGATGCCGATGACGGGTTCGGCGTCTCGTTCCCGGCGATTCCCGGCGAGCCGGCGTTTCACTGGAGAGAGCTCTCCGGGATGTACAGGGGCTACATGGAAGGCCAGGTGGAGGAGCAGGTCGGCGAGGCCGTGAGGCAGAACTTCCTCTGGAACCTGGAGAGCTGGGGGTTTGTGTCGAACACCTTCCGTGCGCTGGAGGGGACGTACCTGGACTCGCCGCTCGAGGACCTGGGGTCCAAGCGCGTGTGGGCGGTGGGTCCGCTAGCGCTGGAGACGAGCAGCTCCGGAGATCGTGGCGGCGAGGCGGCTcttgtcgccggcgatctcggggCGTGGCTGGGCGGCTTCCCGCAGGGCTCGGTCGTGTACGTGTGCTTCGGCAGCCAGGCGGTGCTGACCCCGGCCGTGGCGACGGCCCTAGCCGAGGCGCTGGAGCGGAGCGCCGTCCCGTTCCTGTGGGCCGCGGGCGACGGCGCGGTGCTCCCGGAAGGGTTCGAGGCCCGCGcgtcggcggcgaggcgcgggctgGTGGTGCGCGGGTGGGCGCCGCAGGTGGCGATCCTGCGGCACGCGGCGGTGGGGTGGTTCATGACGCACTGCGGCTGGAACTCGGtgctggaggcggcggcggcgggcgtgcCCATGCTGGCGTGGCCGATGACGGCGGACCAGTTCGTGAACGCGCGGCTGCTCGTGGACGAGGCGCGCGTCGCGgtgcgcgcgtgcgcgggcgggATCGGCGTGGCCCCGGACGCCGGCGAGCTCGCGGCCGTGCTGGCCGGCGCTGTCGGGGAGGGAGGGAGCGCCGCGCGGGCGCGCGCCAAGGAGCTCGCGGCGGAAGCGGCCGGCGCGACCAAGGAAGGCGGGAGCTCGCGCCAGGATCTGGAGCGGCTGGTGCTAGAGATTCAGAAGCTTTGA